Proteins encoded in a region of the Bacteroidales bacterium WCE2004 genome:
- a CDS encoding 7-cyano-7-deazaguanine reductase yields the protein MDRTKDGLQALGRKTAYSQDYDPGVLETFENKHRDNDYWVRFNCPEFTTLCPITGQPDFAELRISYIPDVRMVESKSLKLYLFSFRSHGDFHEDVVNTIMKDLIALMDPKYIEVTGLFTPRGGISIYPYANYGRPGTKYEQLAEQRFASHE from the coding sequence ATGGACAGAACCAAGGACGGCCTGCAGGCCCTCGGCCGCAAGACCGCATACAGCCAGGACTATGATCCCGGCGTGCTCGAGACCTTCGAGAACAAGCACCGCGACAACGACTATTGGGTGCGCTTCAACTGCCCGGAGTTCACGACCCTGTGCCCGATCACGGGCCAGCCGGACTTCGCGGAACTGCGCATCAGCTACATCCCCGACGTGCGGATGGTCGAGAGCAAGAGCCTCAAGCTTTACCTCTTCAGCTTCCGCAGCCACGGCGATTTCCACGAGGACGTCGTCAACACCATCATGAAGGACCTCATCGCCCTGATGGATCCCAAGTACATCGAGGTCACGGGCCTCTTCACCCCGCGCGGCGGCATCTCCATCTACCCCTACGCCAATTACGGCCGCCCGGGCACGAAATACGAGCAGCTCGCCGAGCAGCGCTTCGCCAGCCACGAGTAA